One segment of Marinobacter sediminum DNA contains the following:
- a CDS encoding DUF4268 domain-containing protein produces the protein MYRIDSEANRITPLAVKRFSELKISERNHLQEWLENAPEAFGEELLIIQKEFDGFDDTLERLDLLALDKDGNLVIIENKLDDSGRDVVWQALKYASYCANLSRAQVIDIYQRYLNQNFRPSDSEPLNAEEKLSEFLGVEDLKEASINRTRSQRLIFVAAKFRKEVTNVVLWLSQFEIACQCFKVTPYASGDDLFLNVEQIIPTPESRDFMVGMAVKEAEEKSVSDELRNSQRLRLRFWEQALEKIKHSECSLYDNINPGKDHWLSASTGISSVSYVLIFAKKEIRVELTFQRADADENTFMFEFMKERKADIEAEFGQPLIWADLPERKACRIQYAKAVDGYDEDNWPAMIDWLVEHIVRFEKTLRKPLKDAGAALKTRAG, from the coding sequence ATGTACAGAATTGACTCAGAAGCCAACCGCATAACACCACTGGCGGTAAAACGCTTCTCAGAACTCAAAATCTCCGAGCGAAATCACTTGCAGGAATGGCTCGAAAACGCTCCCGAAGCCTTCGGCGAAGAGCTTCTGATCATCCAGAAAGAATTCGACGGTTTCGACGATACCCTTGAACGCCTTGATCTACTCGCTCTCGACAAGGACGGCAACTTGGTCATTATCGAAAATAAGCTGGATGACTCCGGTCGGGATGTGGTCTGGCAGGCGCTGAAGTACGCCAGCTACTGCGCGAATCTGAGCCGTGCCCAGGTCATTGATATCTATCAGCGGTATCTCAACCAGAATTTCAGGCCCAGCGACTCAGAACCGCTGAACGCGGAAGAAAAACTTTCTGAATTTCTTGGCGTGGAGGATCTCAAAGAAGCCAGCATCAACCGCACCCGTTCCCAACGCCTGATCTTTGTGGCGGCTAAATTCCGCAAAGAAGTCACCAATGTGGTGTTATGGCTCAGCCAGTTCGAAATCGCCTGCCAGTGCTTCAAAGTGACGCCTTACGCCTCTGGAGACGATCTTTTCCTGAACGTCGAACAGATTATTCCGACGCCCGAATCCCGCGACTTTATGGTGGGCATGGCGGTGAAGGAAGCTGAGGAAAAGTCCGTATCGGATGAACTCAGAAACAGCCAGCGGCTGAGGTTAAGGTTTTGGGAGCAAGCGCTAGAAAAAATAAAACACAGCGAATGCTCCCTGTACGACAACATCAACCCCGGAAAGGACCACTGGCTATCTGCGTCAACCGGTATCTCCTCAGTGAGCTACGTTTTGATCTTTGCCAAGAAAGAAATCCGGGTGGAACTGACCTTCCAGCGTGCAGACGCCGACGAAAATACGTTCATGTTCGAGTTCATGAAAGAGCGTAAAGCAGATATCGAGGCTGAATTTGGTCAGCCGCTTATCTGGGCGGATCTGCCCGAGCGAAAAGCCTGCCGAATTCAATACGCGAAAGCAGTGGACGGTTACGATGAGGACAACTGGCCTGCCATGATTGATTGGCTGGTGGAGCACATCGTCCGATTTGAGAAAACATTGAGAAAACCGCTTAAAGACGCTGGCGCTGCCTTAAAAACGAGAGCTGGCTGA
- a CDS encoding type I restriction-modification system subunit M, translating into MITGELKSKIDKIWDTMWSGGISNPISVVEQLTYLLFIKRLDELHTLKERKAQRLGQAIEEPVFASDQDHLRWSRFKDAAPESMFNTVKDEVFPFIKTLGNKGEDDGEGGSTYTHHMKDALFLMPKPQLLANVVDQLDSIDMSDADTKGDLYEYMLGKIASAGQNGQFRTPRHIIKLMVDMTAPTPKDVICDPACGTAGFLVAASEYIQQHHSEAIYKDEDARHRFNESTFHGYDFDTTMLRIGSMNMLLHGVENPDINYKDSLAQADDADEEKYSLILANPPFAGSLDYESTAKDLLQTVKTKKTELLFIALFLRLLKTGGRAAVIVPDGVLFGSSKAHKSIRKMLVEEHKLDAVVAMPSGVFKPYAGVSTAILFFTKTNSGGTDNVWFYNMQADGFSLDDKRTPQADKTDLPDLLARWQNRANEEGRKRTEQSFLVPREEIAGNDYDLSINRYTEVEYESVEYDPPGVILERLAKLEEEISEGRKELEALLR; encoded by the coding sequence ATGATCACCGGCGAACTAAAATCCAAAATCGACAAAATCTGGGACACTATGTGGTCCGGCGGCATTTCAAACCCCATTTCCGTGGTGGAACAGCTCACCTATCTGCTGTTCATCAAGCGCCTGGACGAGTTGCACACGCTTAAGGAGCGCAAGGCCCAGCGCCTTGGCCAGGCAATTGAAGAGCCGGTCTTCGCCAGCGATCAGGACCACCTGCGCTGGTCCCGCTTCAAAGACGCCGCGCCGGAGAGCATGTTCAATACGGTAAAGGACGAGGTCTTCCCGTTTATCAAAACCCTGGGTAACAAAGGTGAAGACGATGGCGAGGGTGGTAGCACCTACACCCACCACATGAAAGACGCGCTGTTCCTCATGCCGAAACCTCAGCTGCTGGCGAACGTGGTGGACCAGCTCGACAGCATCGACATGTCCGACGCCGACACCAAGGGCGACCTTTACGAATATATGCTGGGCAAAATCGCCAGCGCAGGTCAGAACGGCCAGTTCCGCACCCCGCGCCACATCATCAAACTGATGGTGGATATGACGGCACCCACACCCAAGGACGTGATCTGCGACCCGGCCTGCGGCACGGCGGGTTTTCTGGTGGCCGCCTCCGAATACATCCAGCAGCACCACAGCGAAGCCATCTACAAGGATGAGGATGCCCGCCACCGGTTCAACGAATCCACCTTCCACGGCTACGACTTCGACACCACCATGCTGCGAATCGGCAGCATGAACATGCTGCTGCACGGCGTGGAGAACCCGGATATCAACTACAAGGATTCTCTGGCCCAGGCGGATGACGCGGATGAAGAAAAGTACTCGTTGATACTTGCGAATCCGCCCTTTGCCGGCAGCCTCGATTACGAGTCCACCGCGAAAGATTTACTGCAAACGGTAAAGACGAAAAAGACCGAACTGCTGTTTATCGCTTTGTTCCTACGCCTGTTGAAAACCGGCGGCCGCGCAGCGGTCATCGTGCCGGACGGGGTGCTGTTCGGTTCTTCCAAGGCCCATAAAAGCATTCGGAAAATGCTGGTGGAGGAGCATAAGTTGGATGCCGTTGTGGCCATGCCGTCTGGAGTATTCAAACCTTATGCAGGCGTCTCTACCGCCATCCTTTTTTTCACCAAAACCAATTCCGGAGGCACGGACAACGTCTGGTTCTACAACATGCAGGCGGACGGCTTCTCCCTGGATGACAAGCGCACCCCGCAGGCAGATAAAACTGACCTGCCTGATCTGCTGGCCCGCTGGCAAAACCGAGCAAACGAAGAGGGGCGCAAGCGCACCGAGCAAAGTTTTCTGGTGCCCCGCGAAGAAATTGCTGGCAACGACTATGACCTGTCGATCAACCGCTACACGGAAGTGGAGTACGAGTCGGTGGAATATGATCCGCCGGGGGTGATTCTGGAGCGGTTGGCGAAGTTAGAAGAGGAAATATCTGAAGGCCGTAAAGAGTTAGAGGCGCTGCTGAGATGA
- a CDS encoding restriction endonuclease subunit S, with translation MSSMLKAIGDLVSKCETWNPAYKGQDDFEYIDLSSVDKDAKVISATEVIPCSEAPSRARQIVKEGDVLVSTVRPNLNGVAKVEGRHTGATASTGFCVLRPNPDSLDTNYLFHWVKSPAFIQRMVDVASGANYPAVSDKKVKGSPIPVPPLEEQKRIAEILDAADALRAKRRESLAQLESLLQSTFLDMFGDPASCESQWDRCVLGDVVEFAKDGPHVSPEYSEEGIPFLSARHVRPGKIIWEDLKHVSQEEAQRQWKKCRPQEGDILYTKGGTTGVAATVTTPEPFAIWVHVALLRPLTNLVHPMWLEAMLNTEYCYQQSQKYTHGIANRDLGLKRMVKIDMYLPPLELQTRFVGVAKRILRERQRYLDHLGELNSLFLSLQSRAFVGEA, from the coding sequence ATGAGTTCAATGCTTAAGGCAATAGGCGATCTCGTCAGCAAATGTGAAACTTGGAATCCAGCTTACAAGGGCCAGGATGACTTTGAGTACATTGATCTTTCCTCAGTGGACAAGGATGCAAAGGTTATTTCCGCGACTGAGGTTATCCCATGCTCAGAAGCGCCCAGCCGGGCTAGGCAAATTGTAAAAGAAGGGGATGTTCTAGTATCGACGGTCCGTCCTAATTTGAATGGTGTTGCTAAAGTTGAGGGCCGTCATACCGGAGCAACTGCATCTACGGGGTTCTGTGTATTGAGGCCTAATCCAGATAGTCTGGATACGAATTACCTCTTCCATTGGGTGAAGTCTCCAGCCTTCATCCAAAGGATGGTCGATGTGGCCTCGGGCGCCAATTACCCTGCGGTTTCTGACAAGAAAGTTAAGGGATCACCCATTCCAGTTCCTCCCCTGGAAGAACAAAAGCGCATTGCTGAAATTCTGGATGCGGCGGATGCTCTGCGGGCCAAGCGCCGCGAGTCCCTCGCCCAACTCGAATCGCTCCTGCAATCCACCTTTCTGGATATGTTTGGCGATCCGGCAAGTTGCGAGTCCCAGTGGGACAGGTGTGTCTTAGGAGATGTAGTTGAGTTCGCAAAAGACGGCCCTCATGTCAGCCCGGAGTATTCGGAAGAAGGGATTCCATTCCTTTCAGCGCGACACGTTAGACCCGGTAAAATAATCTGGGAAGACCTCAAACACGTCTCTCAGGAAGAAGCCCAGCGTCAATGGAAAAAATGCAGGCCCCAAGAAGGCGACATTCTCTACACGAAAGGCGGGACAACAGGGGTCGCCGCCACTGTCACAACTCCTGAGCCTTTTGCGATATGGGTTCATGTTGCGTTACTTCGGCCGTTAACCAACCTGGTACACCCAATGTGGTTAGAGGCTATGCTGAATACAGAATATTGCTACCAGCAATCTCAAAAATACACTCACGGAATTGCAAACCGAGATCTCGGACTGAAGAGGATGGTCAAAATTGACATGTACCTGCCTCCATTGGAGCTACAGACTAGGTTTGTTGGCGTTGCAAAGCGAATTCTCCGGGAAAGGCAGCGTTATCTAGATCATTTGGGGGAGCTGAATTCCCTGTTTCTGTCTCTTCAAAGTCGAGCCTTCGTGGGAGAAGCCTAG